A window of Blautia argi genomic DNA:
TGATGTTGCAAAAGAACTGAGAAAATTGGATAAGAAAGTAGAAATTATTTTCTTAGGAAAGACAACAAAAATGGCTGTTAAAGGATACTCGGTAAATGCATCGTATTATTTGCTCAAACCAATACAAAATCAAGTATTACAATATATACTCAATAAATCTATAAACAATGTTTTATCAATGCATACAAAATTTTTTTGGAATAAAAGTGGTGAAAGAGTAGATAAAATTTATTATTTTGAAATGTAAGCGCTTAAATTTCAGCCGTTGATAGAAAAATATCCGGCTACTTTTCGGTAACCGGAATACCTTGACAATTCACATATGATTTATGATTGATTTGAGTTTTTTGCTCGACGCTCTATCTCAATTTTTACCTTTTCATTCCATGGAGCAAGTTGATCTAATTCATTGTCACTCATACTATCATCTGGTAGCTTTTCCAGAAGATAGGTTAAATAGTGATAGACATTTACTCCATTTGCCTTGGCCATTTCTACCATCGTATATACTATAGCACTGGCCTGGGCACCATGAGGTGTATCGCAGAACAGCCAATTTTTGCGGCCGACTGTAAATGGACGGATCGCATTTTCACTGAGGTTGTTAGAGAAACTGCATCGTCCATCTTCCAGATAGGTCATAAGATAGTCTCTCCGGTTCTGGATATATGTTACAGCCTTATCCATCCTCGAACCTCTGACAGGGTTCTGTTTATCAAGCCACGACAAAAAGCCTTCCACTATCGGCTTTTCTTTTTCAAGTCTAGCCTTTTTGATAGCATCGAAGGATGAGTGCTCTGCCTTAATGACATCTTCCAGATGAAAGAGCTGATTGATATACATCATGCCCTGTACGGAAGGCTGGGTATAATCCAGCTGCTTTCCTTTTGGAATGGCATCTGTCAGGTATCTTCTGATATGTGCCCAGCAGGCTGTCCGCTTTGCATTGGATACTTTATTGTATCCGCTATAACCATCACACATCAGATATCCGTTAAATTCCTGAAGGAATTCAACGGCATTGTCTCCGGCGCGGGTTGGTGAATACTTGTAGAGAATGATCGGGATACCACCGTCTTCTCCGCTACGGAACAGCCACATATAGGACTTTGTCTGAGCACGACGTCCTTCTTCATGCAAAACCTGAAGAGGCGTCTCATCAGCCATTAGGAAGTTTCTTTCCAAAAGCTTCCGATGAAAATATTCATACATCGGGCGGAAAAATGCCTCAGAATTACGGATTACCCAGTTTGCCATAGTTGCACGGGTGATCGCAGCTCCGTACTGTTTCCAGTCTTTTTCCTGGCGACAGTATGGGAGACTGTTGCAAAACTTCTGATACATGACCCAGGCAACGGTACCAGCTGAGGCCATACCATAAAGCATATGAGGCTTTCCGTCTTTTCCCTTTTTTAATGACAGGGATATCCCGTTTACTGCATTCCGGACAGCTGTAATTAAAACTGTAGATTTCAACGACTTTCAGTTTGGCAGGAATAAAGACCAGTTCACGACGGACAAACTCTTCGCCAATCTTAACCAACGGAGTACTACAAACAGGGCATGTTTTATCCTCTTCCGGGATATCGATATATTTTTTTATTACTGGTATCCCTTTAAAGCGCTCTGCATCTGTTGCTCTGGTTTTTCTCTTTTTAGGAGTCTCCTCCGGAAGTATTGCAGCAAGTTCTTCTGTCTCCGCAATCGAGGGATCCTGTTCCAGTTCTGCTTCATTAAAAAGGTTTAACTGACCCGGAAAATCAATCACACGTTTTTCACTTGAGGAACCAAAAAGCTTCTTACGGAGAAGGCTAATCTCGTCTTTCAGGTTGTCTCTCTCCTGAATAAGAACTTCTTCCCGTTTGCTGGCAGCATCCACAGTTGCCTGAAGTGTCTTTATCATGTTTCTAAGCTCTGTGATCATATCTTTCAGCTCACGCAGCTGAAGGTCTTTGGAACTGTTAGCCACTGCTTTTTCCTCCCTTTTCTGATGCTTCTATTATACCAGAAAACAGAGGATTTTCATAGAAAAACAAGGTGTGTAAAAGCCTGAAAAGTGCCGAAAATACCAGGAAATCCGGCACTTTTGTGTGCAGATTTAAGCTAGCTTTTTAAGATGTTCGGATTGCTTTTGGCTGCTCGATATCGATGCCGGACATCAGCCAGTCAAACTCTCTCCAGGTAAGATTTCGTACCTCTGATTTATCTCGTGGCCACCGGTAAGACCCCTGAACCGTCAATCTTTTATAGATCATGACGATCCCATCCGGTTCCTTCAAGATTGCTTTGATCCGGTCACATTTTCTACCGCAGAAGAGATAGAGTGCATGGTCGATTTCCATAGAAAACTGATCCTGGATGATGGCACAAAGACCATCAATGGACTTTCTCATATCTGTTCTTCCACAGACAAGGTAGATTGCATCGACATTCGAGATATCCGCTAGCATGTGGACTCCCTGAGCACAGCCATCAGAGTTTTTAATAAAACCGGCTGGATATCATTGCTTATGCGGATCCGAAGTCCATTTGCTTCGATTTCAATCGTATGTGAATTGTCAAGGTACAGAGAACAGTTTTTTTTCATTGAAACTAGTTCTGCCGGAGTATGTTCCGGCTCTATAGCAATCCGGACTACATCCTGTTTATGGGATGTAAAATCGAGAGTGCTTGCTTTTCCAGATGGTTCTGGTATCTCACAGGCTCTTTTGCGAAGCCTGCTGACAGCATTGTAAAAACAGCTGGGAGAAATCCCATTTTCATGACACCAGGCAGCATCGGTAAGACCGCTTTGCCGGCAGGATGTCACCAGTTCTAGCCATTCATCCAGGGAACGGCCTGGAGTACGTTTACCATTCATAATGAAACCTCCAATTGTAGTAAAAATCTACTTCCTATCAAGATGATGGAGTAAAAAACTATTTTCTATCATTATGAATGAAAAAAGGATAAATTTGTAGTTACCCAAAAATTAAGCGCTTACTTTGAAATTAAGTGGATAGAAACTTATCAAAGGAAAACCTTAATAAGCACGATAAATGGAAAATACATAAGTGGAACAACGATGAAAGAACATATAGAAAGGCTTCACAACAGTGGATTTGTTCAAGTGCATTCCAGTTATATAGTAAATTTGGAGTATATAAGAAATATTACGGGGAATACAATAACACTGAGAGATGGAGAGATTATACCTATAAGTAAAAAGAGAAAGAGAGAATTTTTGAATACAATTGAACAATTTTATAATACCAAAATAGTTTCATTATAAATCATTAGAGATATCCTGCTGAATAAAATGGTTACAAAATTGGTTATATTATTTGAGTCATAGCAAGGTTACAATTGAAAAAATAGCAGGAGGAAAGAAAATGTTTAGTGTAGATAAAAAACTATCAAAATCTAATATAGCGAGAACCATACGTTTTACAGAGGATATATTTAATGATTTATTGAGAATTTCTACTTCGGAAGATGTTTCTTTTAATCAATTAGTTTTACAATGTTGTCGATATGCGCTTGATAACTATGAGGGGAATGAGCAGAATAAAAGATAAGAGATTATAGAAAGCAAGTTGATCCGAGTAGTAATTGGTATACATCAATTATCGTTTATTAGAACTTGGATTAATAAAAGGTATCCTAATATTGTGTAGACTAGAAAATCATTTTGTTCTAATATTACTTTAGAAATGTATTTATAGAGAATTAGATTTGAATAAAGAGGCTAGGAGCAATAAAAACACAAATTGAGGTATAAACGATACAGATTTATGTGCTGTATCGTTTTTTTTTGCCTTTTTTACAGAAAATCCATGAATTTTTAGTTGGTATATAGTAGGAGCACCTTGATAATTTCATAGAGTAAATTTAATTCTGTCAAGAATAATAGCAGTGATCCATCAATTTCCAGGTGGAAGATTTAAAAGATGAGGGACATAAGGAGAATGAAAATGATTAAAATAGCAGTTATCATTTTATGTATTATAACAATCAGTATGATTGCTTGCATCTTATGTACGTCTGTTATAGCAGGCAAGAGAGCAGATGAGAGTATAGAAAGATATTTTAAGGAACAGAAGAGAGGGTAGAATTATATGAGAAAATCGGGTGTGGTATCAAAAGATGTAAAAGGAAAAGATAATGAAGTTTACCATGATATTATATCTCTATTTAAAATATACAGATCTGTAAATTGGAAAATGCAGATTAAAATCAATCAAGTAAAGCAATGCTTTCATACAGAATATGGCACCGATGTAGATGAATTTTTAGATAGTGTTTACCAGGCAGGAATGGATATCAATCTGGATATGGAAGATATGAGAGAGAGAATCGAATCCATCAATCAGGCGAATAAGTATCTGAAACTGATTGATGAGGCAGTAGAGTTAATGCGGAAATATCACCCACAAGGAGAAAAGTATTATTGGGTACTTTATTATACCTACATGTCTGCTTATAGGGCAGAGAATACAGATGAAATTCTGGATAAATTAGAACCGCATTTTCCACGGATACCAAGAATACACAGAGCCACTTATTTTAGATGGAGGGACAAAGCTTTTGAGGCAGTCAGTAACATCTTGTGGGGATATGAAGCAAAAAATCAGCAAATATTGAAACAGGTAAACCAGAATTATCAGGAATAAGTAAAATAGCCAGAAGGGCTGGAAAGGAGAAATATGGGATTTGTTATGAGTATAGATACAGGCAATAAAATGATGAAAACTAACCATTTTATTTTTCATTCGGGAATAAAAAGAAAAGAACAAAAAATCCTTCCTGGAGAAGAAGGAATTTTTTTTAAAGGGATCAACTATTTGGAGAGTAATCAGAGAATTTCCTATTTGGAAGATAAAACAATTGATGATAGGTACTATATTTTGACATTACTTGGAGTGGCAAAAGAACTGGAAAAAGAAGGGATAGAAACTGGTATTCATGAAGGGGGAACAATTCCAATCCAGTTATTAGTTGGACTTCCGCCGGGAGATTATGGAAAACAAATCCGGAAATTTCGGGAATATTTTTGGCGACAAGGAAAAACAGTTTATTTTTCTTATAAAGGGAAACCATACAGAATACGATATGAAAGTGTAAAGGTATATATGCAGGGATATTCTGCGTATATTTTAGTGGCAAATCAGCTTCATTTACAAGAGCAGCCAAAGGTTTTGCTGATAGACATTGGAGGATTTACAGTAGATTATCTGTTAGTCCGGTATGGAGTAGTAGACAGGACAAGAATTGATTCCCTTCCAGAAGGGATTATTATGCTCTATAAAAGAATTATGGTAGGAATAAGGCAGCGTTTTAATCTTTATCTCGAAGAAATAGACATTGATAATATTCTTTTTAAAAGGAAAACGCCATATTCAGAATTGGTTATTCGAAGGACATTTGAAATTGCTGCAGAATATATGAGTGATTTATTAGGTTCTTTTTTAGAATTTGGTATTGATTTTCGAACAACAGTGACTGTTTTTGTGGGAGGTGGAACGGTTCTTTTAAAGGATATTATTGATGAAGTTTGGAAAAGATATCATTCAACATATTATGTTGTTGATGATCCGAGAGCAAATGTAAAAGGCTTTATCAAACAATATATGGCAGAAAAAGCGGGATATTAAGGGGAGGACGTATGGCAAAACAAAATCCGTACAGATTTTCCTTGGGATTTGATGAAGAGGACCCGGATCATCAGGAAGTTGCAAGAATACTAAACCAGTTAGGGCATAGAAAAGCAAAGTTTGTTGTAAAGGCGGTTCTTGCATATCATGAAAACATAGAAGGAAAATTTTCAAAAGAGCAGGCGGTGATAGACAAGAAGCTGGATATACCAAAGAAAAACAGAGTCGTACAATTACAAGATGAATTTCTTCCAACACTGCAAGAGGAGGATATTCTCATGATACAGAAAAATAAAGAATTGCTTCAGGAAATGGAGAAAGAGGAATTAGAGGAAAATAAAAGTTTCTATAAAGAAGAACTTTAGAAAGAGAGGAAAAATGCGGAATAGAGTAGAGTATATTTTAGGAGGAATGACAATTTTACAAGGACTGCTTGTGGGGATGGCATGGAATGGAAAGAAATGGGCATTTCTGCTGTTGACATTATTGTTACTTTTGCAGGAAATGGTTCTTATTCTTCTTTTAGTGAGAAAGAGATATCAAAAAAAGTTTTGCCCGAAATGTGGAATTGAGATTATTATTTGGTATCGTATTTGTCCTAATTGTGGACACATATTCAAACCTGGATGTAAAAAAGAAGATTTAACAGAAATGATTGAAGATGCTTTGGATCAAGAGGAAATTGAAGAGTTTGATCAGTTAGAAAATTCGACAGACAGAATGGAGGAAATAGAAGAATGCATGATTGAAAGATATATACATAATGTGAAAAATATATAAGTTTATTTATGCTGTCTTTTGATGCAAAAACATAATTAGAGTATTAAAGGAACATTATGCTGTTAGAAGAATTCTAACAGCTTTTTTGTAATTATTACTTAAAAGCAAGTAATAGTAACATAGAAGTAAAACTCTCCGCCTGGAAACGGATTATAGATTAAAAACAGATTTCAGGAGGAGATTTATGGATAAACAAAAACGAACTACTATAGATGAATTTAGTGCATACCTACAGAGTGCAGTAAGAAATACCACTATTAACTATATGAACGATAAAAGTAAGATCAAAGAGCATGAGATTACTTTAGAAGAGGATTTGGAAAATGTAGAAGGAAGGGGAATAGAATGGAATGAAATGATGGAAGCACACGATATTTTTTGGGGAAAGATTGATCCGGAAAAATTGTTTGCTCAGGTGACAGATAATAAACTTTTACATATACTGAAAAGTTTTTCGGCATTGCATATAAAGGTTCTCTGTCTGCGAATATTGTACGAAAAGACATTTGATGAAATAGGAATGGCTATAGGAATATCTGGAAAAAAGGCTGAAAATACCTATTACAACGTAATTAAAAAAATTCGCAGGGAATTAGGAGAAGGAAAAGATGCAGGAAAGAGAATTTGAAGAATTATTATGGAAAGCACGAAATAAGGATAAAAAAGCAGTATTTGAAATTATAGAAATGTACCGTCCTTTGTTGTTAAAATACGCAAAAAGTAATGGGAAATTTGATGAGGACTTATACCAGGAATTGGTATGTGCAGTTTTAAAAAGTATTATAAAATTTCCTATGAAAACAGAAGAACACAATAATTTGTACATTAAGTATTGATATACACAAGATATTGTGATATGATGATTGTGTAATTATTTATGATATCAGTATAGACTGACATCACAAAGGTATAGTCCTATTTTAAATAGGAGAAAAATTTGGGATAGGGATATATCCACAAGAAAAAGAATGGCATTGATTGTTATTGGACAGTCAGTGCCTTTTTTATGTTGAAAAGGAGGAACAAGGATGGTAAAAAGCAAGAAAATCAAAAAAATGATATGGACGCATGGCTGGGTGGTATTTCCAGTTATTACGGGTAGACCACTACACTATTACTGGAAAGGTAACAAATTCCAAACAGAAGTAGTTAAAAAAATTATTGCTTTGGATGCAAATCATATTGTAGTAGAAGGAGAAGAAAAGACCTATTATATACAGTTTTTTGCAGATGAAGCAGAAAGTTTAAAAGCAGCAGCGTAGAAAAAGGGCAGGATCAAGAAGGGGATTAAAATTCTTGTTCCTGCTTTTTCAAAAGAATAAGAAGAGGTGAATAGAATGAGTTGGATATGTTTTCATATAGAAAATGAAAGATTATTAAAAGCTGCAGTTTCAGAAGAAATAAGAGTAGAGTGTGATAAACTTTTCAGGCAAAGGGGATACGAAGAAAGAGGAAGATGGATACCGGAGAAAGAAGTAATTTTGTCTTATATTGTAGAAGGGGTATATTATGCTGCAGTCAGGACAACGGACCGATTTGGTAAAAGTTTTGTATACGCAGCAGTTTTGCCACTTTGCATCCAGAAAGGAATGTATTACAATCTGTTATGCAATGAGCAATATGAAGGGGAACTACCGCAGGAATGTCAGTGCCCAATGGAAATTTTATTACTGCTAAGTTCTACGGATTCTGTTCTCGCTCAAAAATGGAGAAATAACTGTTGGAATTATCATAAGAAAGAACATTATCAGGAATATAAAACGAATGTAAGGAAACAATCATCAGGATATAGAAAAAAAGAAAATTATAAAAGGGATTTTAGGAGAAAGATAACAACGCAGTCATGATATAAAGCGGCAAATGTATAAGTACCTAATAGAAATAGAAGACTAACCAATTTATTAAAAAAGGGGTACACAGAGTCGGAGCAATGAGGAAATGCTCTCGAATTTCTGGTACTCCTTTTTTTGTGTGTTACATTTTGAACTGGAAATGTAATTACCATAATTATACTATTTCATAGTTCAAAATTAGAGTTCACAAATACACTGGATTTTATATTTATTAAATAGTTGATACAATCTAAATGAACCACTCTTTTTCTATGTAAAATTATTGAGATCCTATAAAATTTGTTTATTGTAAGCCAGGTTCATTGCCAGGTTCATCACCACTTATATCTGCACTTGGACACCAGACAAGTGTATATTTATCATCATGACCGGTTGTGTTGCAATTTGTGCATCTCCAATAGGTTGTTGTTTTTACTTGGCAATATCCAGGGTGTGTTTTTCCGTGGATGCGTGTAGTGTCTGGTGTTCCATTGTTGACGATATTGGTGTGATGGCCAGATGAACATCCTCCTGCTTTTAAGTCAGATGAGCTTGGCTGATATTCAAATGTTACTAATCCAGCCTGTGTAATTGTGCCGTCTGGATTTTTCTCATTAATAATTTTTTGATTTGTAATCACTTCGTTGCATTCATTCTCTTTGGCAGTGTCGGTGTCACTAGCATAAACTGAAAAAGGAATTACACCTAAAGCTGTGACTGTTAATAATAATGTGAGTATTTTTTTCTTCATTATGATACCTCCTAAATAGTTTATTTTAGATTTCAGTATTAAAATATCATAGGTTTGTAAAAACTAGATTCTTTATTCTATTAAAATATTGTTAAATGGATTTTTTGGAATAGATTTTTCAAAAATGTCATTACGATACTTACTGTGTATATGTTTTTATAAGTGATACAAAAATAAGACTGGTTTCCTATAACATTGCGACCTCTCTGAAATTGACATCGGATTCTTAAAGTTTTACAATGATAACGTAAAGTTTTGTGCATGTGAGTATCTACATGGAGGGCCGCAAAACTGAATAATCAGGGAAAAAAGCAATCAGAAATGGTTGCTTTTTTTGTTGCCCTGAAATAAAGAGGAAGGGAGGATGATGTTTGTTTCATAAAAAATTACAAGTGCATATCGTAGAGAAATTGAGGAAACCACAGTTTAAAATGAAGACTGCCTGGATTCCTCAATTTATGTTTATGGGATTTTTCATGATTACCATGCTGGCGTGGTTTACACAGCCAGTATATGCTGCGGACATCTTTTCTATGGCAAAAGACGCTATGCAGAAAGTGTATAACGATGTAGTAGGAATTGCTACTGTTGCAGCAGTTGTGTGTTCAGCAGTGTGTTTGTTTTTGATGAATTTTTCAAAAAGCGGAAAAACAGTGGATGAGTCAAGAACGTGGCTGAAACGCATTGTCATTTGTTGGGCAGTGTTAATGGTACTTGGAGCGATTGTAAACTACATGGAAGTTCTCGTTCCACAGCAGAACTTTACTGGTTAAAAAACACAATATACCGGAGCCCTCCCGGGAAAAGGAGGTTGATGAAGTTAGTTGGGCTGGTTATTAGAATTATTGATTGAAGGAATCCGGGAAATTTGTTCACAGTTTTTAGTAGACATGATGGACCTCATTACCGGAATGTTCACAGATTTACTATCCTGCAATTTGAGTTTATTTGAAGACTTATTTACAGTAGTAAAAGATTTGTATAAAAATGCTATTCTTCCTATGGGGATTGCAATCCTATTGCTGATTTTAATCTGGCAGTTATTCAAAACCATGTTTGGAAGAGGCGGTGTTGCAGCGGAAGATCCGGTGGAGTTGGTCTGCAGGAGCTTTTTATGTTTATTTATGTTGCTCTTTGCCAGACCAGTAGCAAATTATATTTTGGAAGTGGCTGGTACTCCTTATCAGTGGGTAGCAGGAACAGAAATTGAAGTAAAAAGTTTTTCTGATTTTGTATCTTCTCTGGATCAGGCATCGGCAAGTCTTGGAATTGATGGATTGAGCATTTCCATACTATTACTGATTATGCAGTTTGTCGTTGCATGGAATTACTTTAAAATGCTGTTTATCATTGCAGAACGGTATGTTCTGTTGGGCGTTTTTTCCTATACTGCACCTTTGGCATTTTCGACAGGTTGCTCTAAGGCAACGAATAATGTATTAGCATCCTGGAGCAAGATGTTTGGTGGACAAGTTGTTTTAATCATTATGAATGCGTGGTGTATGAAAATGTTTTTAAGCGGGTATGGAAATTTGACCGCAAGCCACTATGGTTTTACAAAGTTTTTTATTGCAACCTTATGTTTGATTGGATTTTCAAAAGTGTGCTTTAAAATGGATTCTTATATGGCTTCACTTGGAATTAATCTTGGAAGAATGTCGAATGGAATGGGCGCTTTTGGGTTAATGATGGCAGCCAGCAGATTATTCTCATTCGGACATAGCAGTCATAGTACAACTGAGAGTATGGAAAATGGAGAACATACAGGAAATAGTGAAGCAATGGGAACTTCTTCCGGAATGGGAGATGGTGCAGGGCCAATACCAATGAGTACTGGAAATCCTATGGATATGGAAGAAATGGGAGAAGATTACGTATCAGGAAATCCGTTGGAAGAGGGGTATGCGGACAATGCAGATGATGGTAAAACAGCAGACACAGTTTCAGATCAGGAAAATATTCTGGACGAAATGGGAATTACTTCACAGCAAGAAGATATGAAAAATCCAGAAGCTAGTACAGAAAATTATGGACTTGGAGAAGGCGGTGAATTGGTAAAAGGAGAAGAAATTGAACCTACACAGGAACAAGGAAATCTTTCTGACCTGAAGGAAAATTCGGTATCAGAAGTTCCTGCTATGGAAGCAGAAAATACTGGAAGCAGTTATGCAGAAGGTATGTTGGATACAGATAGTATTCCAGTAGAATCTGAAAATGGACAAGAGGTACTGACAGAAGCAGATGAGCTTTAGATTATCCAAGAAGAGGAACAGCTACATCGTGGTATGGATGGATGGGAACCATTGGTGAAAGTGAAATGGATTTGGAAGGGGTCACAAGCGGCAGTGCTGGAAGGGAATATTCTGCACAGGAAGTTTCAGGCGGAATGGAGACTTCTGGATCTGGCATTTTAAACGAAATTGGAGAAAGTGGTGTTTCGACTTCTAAAGGAGAGTCCGTAATTCCAAAGTTTTCAGAGGAAACAAGGGAACATCCAACAGGTGATTATCTCTCCAGTCAAAATGAGTTTGGACAAGGGGCAGAAAGAAGAATTTCAGATGTTCCGACAACAGGGGAAATGGAAACTAGCGATGTTTTAGGACGAGAGATGCTGATACAAGGACAGAATTTAAGAGAAAGTGTTCTCCCAAACGAGGCAGAAAGAAGTTTGAAACTAGAAGATGGGATTCCAGAAGTTCCAAAATCCAGACGTGAATTGCGACAGGGATATGATGAGCGTAAAGACTGGTAGGGAGGTGTAAAATGGCAGAAGAAAGGCATGATACATCACCTCTTGACAATACAGTTAATGCTGCTATCCAGACAGCAAAGCAGGCAAAACAGGTTGCAGATGGCATAAAAAATGCAAAAAATGCAGCAAAAGGTGCTCAGGCAGCTTACTCTACGGCAACAGCGGCAGGAGGCAGTGTGGCTGGAAGTACCATTGGAACAGCAATTGCAGGACCTCTTGGAACGGTTGTTGGATTTTTAGTGACAAATAAGACGTTCCAAAAAGTAGTTGCAGCAATTATGGCGGCAATTTTACTGTTCCTATTCATCATTGTGAATTTCATTGGTATTCTGTTTTCCTATCTTGGATTTATGGATGCTAATTCTTTTGCAAATGAAGCGCAGTCAAAAGAACTTGCAGCAATAAGAAGCAGGATTGAACAGGTGCTGGAAGTAGAAGCATACCAAACAGAGCTGCTATCTATTATTTCTCAGGAACATGATATGAAGCTGCAGGAAATACAGGCAGATTATCAGGCAAAGTATAGAGAACATAAACTGACAATCGTGGATGAATATGAGACAAGATTAAAAGATAACCTATCTTATTATGTGGGGATTTTACTGATGCAAAAGTGGGACAGCACCACGCGAAAATCTTTTCTCGGATATTCTGGTGGTCTGGACATGAACTTGGATACAGATTTGAGCAGTCCATATGATGCCTTTTTTGAGGAAGCGGCAAATACCTATAATGTGCCGGTAGCACTTTTGATTGCAATGGGGAAAGTAGAGTCAAACTTTGATCCTAATGTAGTATCTGGTGCAGGTGCAATTGGCATTATGCAGTTAATGCCTGGAACTGCTGCTTCACTGGGAGTAACAGATCCGTATGATCCTAGACAGAATATCATGGGGGGCGCAAAATACGTTGCAGAGCTTATGGAAATGTTTCAGGGATATGAAAATGCTTTGGAATTGGTTATTGCTGGATATAATGCAGGTCCGCAGGCAGTCATCAATGCCGGATATCAAATTCCACCATATACAGAAACCCAGAACCATGTAAAAAAGGTAATGGGATATATTCAAATACTGGAACAGCCCAGTGGAACGGGAAGTTCCTCTGATACCGAAGGGAGTCCAGAGGAATTGGAAAAGTCATACCAACTGTTAAAAAATGCGGTGACAGAATATGTGCCGCAATTCTTTTCATGGTCTGTAAGCAATACGGGAGAGCAGTCATCTGTAAAAACAGTCTATTATGTGATAACAGAAGCTGGAAAGACAGAGATTACAAAAGAAACTTATCTGACTTTAAAGGAAAGTGGACAGAATGTGCAGATGGAAGAGCAAGAAGTAGGTGAAAAAACGGTGGAATATACATTGGCTTTACTATTGAGTTCACAGTTATCTCAAAACGGAAACAAGTATGAGTATAAGTATGTACTGGATCAGGGGACATTTGAGTTGGTCTTACGGGTTCTTCAGATTATGCAGGATGGAGTTGATGCGCTAAAGGAAGCAATATTTTCCCTATTTTCATGGACGGATTTTGTGACAGGAGGTGGGGTTGATGATTCATTGATTGGAAATAT
This region includes:
- a CDS encoding helix-turn-helix domain-containing protein, with translation MQEREFEELLWKARNKDKKAVFEIIEMYRPLLLKYAKSNGKFDEDLYQELVCAVLKSIIKFPMKTEEHNNLYIKY
- a CDS encoding LytR/AlgR family response regulator transcription factor, which gives rise to MNGKYISGTTMKEHIERLHNSGFVQVHSSYIVNLEYIRNITGNTITLRDGEIIPISKKRKREFLNTIEQFYNTKIVSL
- a CDS encoding transglycosylase SLT domain-containing protein gives rise to the protein MAEERHDTSPLDNTVNAAIQTAKQAKQVADGIKNAKNAAKGAQAAYSTATAAGGSVAGSTIGTAIAGPLGTVVGFLVTNKTFQKVVAAIMAAILLFLFIIVNFIGILFSYLGFMDANSFANEAQSKELAAIRSRIEQVLEVEAYQTELLSIISQEHDMKLQEIQADYQAKYREHKLTIVDEYETRLKDNLSYYVGILLMQKWDSTTRKSFLGYSGGLDMNLDTDLSSPYDAFFEEAANTYNVPVALLIAMGKVESNFDPNVVSGAGAIGIMQLMPGTAASLGVTDPYDPRQNIMGGAKYVAELMEMFQGYENALELVIAGYNAGPQAVINAGYQIPPYTETQNHVKKVMGYIQILEQPSGTGSSSDTEGSPEELEKSYQLLKNAVTEYVPQFFSWSVSNTGEQSSVKTVYYVITEAGKTEITKETYLTLKESGQNVQMEEQEVGEKTVEYTLALLLSSQLSQNGNKYEYKYVLDQGTFELVLRVLQIMQDGVDALKEAIFSLFSWTDFVTGGGVDDSLIGNIDVTGDKIRYDTVENCVKEVTYFNQTEEPWASLPYGTSNVGAAGCGPTSLAIVISTFTGQNVTPEITKTFAEQNGEYVPNVGTSHSFVKNAATHWGLTCERVGKDRMDYVVESLKEGKLVVEICEAYTITGGSSGHFIVLTGVTTDGHITIADCASRERTGKLYSVETIKSYGRDLSEGAFWIIGK
- the tnpA gene encoding IS66 family insertion sequence element accessory protein TnpA, coding for MNGKRTPGRSLDEWLELVTSCRQSGLTDAAWCHENGISPSCFYNAVSRLRKRACEIPEPSGKASTLDFTSHKQDVVRIAIEPEHTPAELVSMKKNCSLYLDNSHTIEIEANGLRIRISNDIQPVLLKTLMAVLRESTC
- a CDS encoding LytR/AlgR family response regulator transcription factor → MKIAICDFELRTLELIKNFVADTDTLGDQPFKILSYENPFDMLAYYSRYRDIDIILLNVEMKSGYDVAKELRKLDKKVEIIFLGKTTKMAVKGYSVNASYYLLKPIQNQVLQYILNKSINNVLSMHTKFFWNKSGERVDKIYYFEM
- a CDS encoding ParM/StbA family protein, whose amino-acid sequence is MEDKTIDDRYYILTLLGVAKELEKEGIETGIHEGGTIPIQLLVGLPPGDYGKQIRKFREYFWRQGKTVYFSYKGKPYRIRYESVKVYMQGYSAYILVANQLHLQEQPKVLLIDIGGFTVDYLLVRYGVVDRTRIDSLPEGIIMLYKRIMVGIRQRFNLYLEEIDIDNILFKRKTPYSELVIRRTFEIAAEYMSDLLGSFLEFGIDFRTTVTVFVGGGTVLLKDIIDEVWKRYHSTYYVVDDPRANVKGFIKQYMAEKAGY
- the tnpB gene encoding IS66 family insertion sequence element accessory protein TnpB (TnpB, as the term is used for proteins encoded by IS66 family insertion elements, is considered an accessory protein, since TnpC, encoded by a neighboring gene, is a DDE family transposase.); translation: MRKSIDGLCAIIQDQFSMEIDHALYLFCGRKCDRIKAILKEPDGIVMIYKRLTVQGSYRWPRDKSEVRNLTWREFDWLMSGIDIEQPKAIRTS
- a CDS encoding sigma-70 RNA polymerase sigma factor region 4 domain-containing protein, giving the protein MDKQKRTTIDEFSAYLQSAVRNTTINYMNDKSKIKEHEITLEEDLENVEGRGIEWNEMMEAHDIFWGKIDPEKLFAQVTDNKLLHILKSFSALHIKVLCLRILYEKTFDEIGMAIGISGKKAENTYYNVIKKIRRELGEGKDAGKRI